A window of Danio aesculapii chromosome 16, fDanAes4.1, whole genome shotgun sequence genomic DNA:
GTTTTCCAATCAGCTAATccacgatagatagatagatagatagatagatagatagatagatagatagatagatagatagatagatagatagatggatagatggatagatggatgatggatggatggatggatggatggatggatggatggatggatggatggatggatagaaagagagagaggggcaCTACATTGCCCTTCTCCACTCTAATCTATCCTAAAGATGTTCTGTTGGGTTGAGGTCTGGACTCAGTAAAACTCACTCATCCATGTCTttatcgatagatagatagatagatagatagatagatagatagatagatagatagatagatagatagatagatagatagatagatagatagataagatagatagatagatagatagatagatagatagatagatagcattatCAAGTCCTAGTaaaccatatactgtatatgcgtgcaagtgtgtggatggatggatggatggatggatggatggatggaaagataaatAGATTTATAGAGTCCTGGTAaaccatatactgtatacagtatgtgtgggtagatggatggatggatggatagatggatggatggaaatataaatagatttataGAGTCCTGGTAAACCATatgctgtatacagtatgtgtgtatgtgtgggtagatggatggatggatggatggatggatatggatggatggatggatgatggatggatggatggatggatggatggatatggatggatggatggatggatggatggatggatggatggatgatggatggatggatggatggatggatggatggatggatggatggatggatggatggatggatggatggatagatggatagatagatagatagatagatagatagatagatagatagatagatagatagatagatagatagatagatagatagcattatCAAGTCCTAGTaaaccatatactgtatatgcgtgcaagtgtgtggatggatggatggatggatggatggatggaaagataaatAGATTTATAGAGTCCTGGTAaaccatatactgtatacagtatgtgtgggtagatggatggatggatggatggatggatggatggatggatggatggaaatataaatagatttataGAGTCCTGGTAaaccatatactgtatacagtatgtgtgggtagatggatggatggatggatggatggatggatggatggatggatggaaatataaatagatttataGAGTCCTGGTAAACCATatgctgtatacagtatgtgtgtatgtgtgggtagatgatggatggatggatggatggatggatggatggatggatggatggatggatggatggatggatggatggatggatggatggatggatggtggatggatggatggatggatagatagatagatagatagatagagagagagagagagagagagagagagagagagagagagatatgcaCTATATTGCCCTTCTCCACTCTAATCCATGCTAAAGGTGTTCCGTCGGGATGAGGTCAGGACTCAAAGTCAAACTCGTTCATCCATGTCTTTATGGaccttgtgtttttttaccttgcTTTCAGCATAATTTTGTCTACAATGTCATGACATAGAGTTAGTGGCAACTTACTTCACGCCACAGTATCTGACTTGATGTAATGCTAAGTTCACACAAAACGTTGAATTAAGTACAGTATTTGCAGTAAATAGTATACAAAGTCAATGTAAACACGTTGAATCCACCTCAATCAGATCTTACATGTAAGttcaaaagattttaaacttgAGCTAAAATCATCCcgtgagtaaactagagcaagtgaCGCTATTCtctgtgtttggtgtgaaccGAGCATTAGGTTCGGATGCAACTGCTTGGCCAATGACACTCATTCCCACAAAGCTCTCAACACACAGTTCTTAAATTAATCTGAAGGCCACACTGCGGTTGACGTCTTctagatagatacatagacagacagacagatggacggacggacggacggacggacggacggacggacggacagacagacagacaacagacagacagacagacagacagacagacaggtagctATTTTGTCTGGAGATAAGTGTTGTATAGTACGTGTGCCTATttggtttttgttattttaatcatACTGGAAAGTTATTAATGCCCTCTCCCTGCTCCTCCTCATTATTTTCAGCATGCATCTGGGCATGTGTGCTTTCATATTAACTAGTGTTATTTTGTCTTGCAAAGACAGCAGACAAAAATAAGTCTGACCCTCTATGCCTGTAGCTCTTTCCTCATATTACTCATGCTAATCTATGGCGTCATCACGGCATGCGAATGTATGTGAGTACAGCAAATAAGAGGAGGTACTCTGAGTTCACAGCACTGAACTGACGTCAACAGcatgtattttatttgtgtaatatTTAATAGAATTAAGCGTAGCCTtgctgattttgttttgttattctcACAGGGGGGCAAAAAAGGAGAGAACTTTGATAAGTTTTTCACATCCACCTCGTCCACCCTCACACCTTCTGACCCTGATGTTCTTGCCGCAATAAATCAAGAGGAATTCCAAGACTTCACCTTCATGAATTCAGAGTTTCCCCCTTCACCCCTCACCGCTGTCTGAGAAAACCTCACTCAGTTCACACATGCCGATTTCAGACTCTTGTAAtgttcttcattaaaaaaaatgtgtaatttggcTTCAGCTTGCTTAAAGTTAGACCATCCGTTACATTCTAAAACTACACACACTGattttaaagtgcccctattatgctttttttttaagttctaaatttttgttttggaggtctcgtgcaatatatttacattatgggagTGGATTTTAAAAATTGTCAATATGTGTGTACAGAACACAACTCGGTCTCAGAAATTCTGGCATCTGGCATGCTTGGAATTCTCTGTGTTTGACAAATGTAACATTCAGCAACCAAATACTTATGTTTGCCAATTTTAACTAAGCTACTGTCAACAGAGgagttgttttgtttatgtttagagGGCTGCTTCACTCTTGTAGAGTTGCCATCCATTATACATGATGCATATCAGGAGTTGTTGggcttaaaggcacaatatgtaagattttttttcttaatatattaACAAAACATAGAACATTGTTATAAATTTAGCAGACTTATGTccttacattatcccaaatgtttggaAGCCTGTTTAAATTGCATTAATAGCATTTTAACGGaatcctaaaatgtatttagtgtgATAAAACAGAGCCACTTCATCCCGCTTCATTATGTTTATCACCAGAAGAACCAGAAGCAGTCAACTGGCATTATAAAAGCTTCACTGCTTTTTTGCTGCATTGCACGCGTCTCTCAACAGCGATTGCTTCAGTGATCACTTCTTGCTTTGAAAAACAATTGAAAAGTGGTTGGAAAGTCATCAATGTAAATGCGTTTGACAGATGGCCATGACTGATATGCTTGCTTCTTTTGAAGCGCTGTACATGAGTGCCGCATTTTTTAGATGCCATGTCAAGTAAGAAGAACTTAAAATTTTTAAGGTTATTGCACGCTGAATCCGAATCTTTCATCCGTCATAAAAAGTTTGATTcggttttgaattttttttcagtttttttttgcatccgaaaatgctttttgagaggtgttttgatcCAGGTTTTAATCCTGCAGCTCTTTTACAAGGAGTTGGAACTCTCCTCCCTCTCTCCGcaatctaaaggctgatttatacttctgcatcaagcacatgCTTATGTTCCGGCGCAGCCTTTGCGCAGTTGCATAGCCTTCTCTGTGGCTGACGGCGACACTAACGCGCACctctaaaaaatgtaattacacgtTGCAACGACATGTAGCACAAGCTCTATGATttgtcggcttggtagctgttaTGAGTGTGCATGGTGCCGAGAACCACAAGCCTGATGGAGTGAGTGTtcacaagtgttgagtcccgtgaaggagcttcagatgtaaacttttgttttctttaccttatgattaaagttgtttcaTGTTCAAGTTTTAGCTTCTGGTAGtgttaagaaaaaacaaaacacccgcaaaaaaaattgacacagaggaacatttaaacctactgccagctagtgttttggaagtcttattgcagagcaacacaatcagcatgcagaagtataaatgcatggctacagTAGGAGCAAGGCAGGTTCCGTGGGTCACGGCGATCGTTCGACGCacaagtataaaccagccttggTGGGATGGACCCATTATTTCCTCTTTCATTTGTTAAGCAGGGAGAAGACAACAAAATCATCTTCATGTCTCGAAGActccattttgtattgttttgtgaaTTGTTTCACAATGATTAACTTAAaagtttgtgtgtgaaaatttttcagatttaaataCCAACAAATCGCATatgaaaatttcagacttcagtgtgcaaagacctttacaCAATGCTGCTCATTagtgtcagttccaaagcagtgcaccaatcagaagaacttgaAAATGGGGCAAGCATTGCAAAAGGCTGTGTTCATACAGCCATAAGTTTTGAAAACTTTTGCTCATCCATGAAGGTAATTTCTGCTGAAGTCCCATAGGATGTAATAACACGAACACACATTTGTGATTCCACACTTTCTGCATTCTCATCAAAATGCAcctttttgtgttgtaaaatgcgCTCTCTAGTGGCAAAAAATACATATTGTGTCTTAAAGCAATCCAGTTTATGAACTTAACCAAGTATGCAAGTAcagtttgtgttattttttgaggCTTATTTATTTCTAAGATCAAGAGTTTGGATTAAATGCTTAATTCTAATTTGCTGTTACTAATGAGTGAGTATTTACCTCATAGCCTGTGATTTCTACACAGAAGAGACATGCTTTTACAGGAtgattcatatttatttacatcCTTTACAATTAGGGTTGTTCTTGTATGATATACTAAGAAGAGCATTGTTGGAAACAGTTCCTAATTTATTTGCTACCAGTACTACGATATTTGCACTGACAGCATATGAGTGTAGTGTAGGACTGCGTAAAAATGCTGATCCCTTATCAGGAACAGTAAAGAAACATGAataaaagagaaagtaaagggcACAATAAGTGCATGatgttacaattatttattaaatgcaaatcTGAACGTTAAAAGCAAGACACAATGATCAGTTCATCTTTTTACCACTATTATTGTGTTTGAATAGTCAAATACAATCaagattataataattattaatcattccttacatttatatagcgcttttctggaaaCTCAAAGCACTtgacacatttttgggggaaatctccttattcgccaccagtgtgcagcatccccctggatgacgcaacggcagccatattgcaccagaccgcacaccacacaccagctagtTCGTCAactagaattataaggttctatctgacattttgtcaaaattgggttattgacatattcttaataaatgacaacttatttacattatgtgatgttttttttataagttgttaaaatttttagactttttatttaaaaacaaatgttacacgcatactgtttgctatatggaatgcaaaaactttgcagctcaatatctcaaatattgtagtttttttgtaccattctataaataattgtattatactgtatatgttatagtatttacaacactgttaatgaatgctacattaTACTGAAGTGTGAACTGAAACTGTactaatactgtagtatactaaGTGTTTATTACAGCAAACTGCAgagtattgtagtataataaacCCTATAGTTGTAAAGAACTTAGCGTAATTTATCATTTGTATATATTAGTTGTTGCTGTAATACAGCAGCTATAGAATTACCCTGTGCAATCCCACAGCAACTAGTAATTTTtggttttagtggctaattcgtatttgTTTTTACAGTCACATTCGCATGtcttagtatgatttgctcatctcccaatgagggGTATTGTAAGTGGTAGATTTTGAGTACATGGTTtcctttaaaaataatgttttcatatgaattaaatcatatgaattcatataaATTGGCCACTTTTTTGGCAATATGTAAATTAGTTACGTTTCCACAACAGACTTATTCaagtatttggtaacactttattttaatggtccgtttgagtattattagactgtctgcttaatatctgttgatacagaaattcaacagacatttaactgactataaggaactttgcaagtacatgtcaacttaccctaaccccaacctaacaatctacttataatctaatgacaattagttggcatgtagatgcaatgtaaattaaatccAACAAACAGACAATAAAAATATAGTGTGACCAAGTATTTTACTAtagaatggttcaaaaacactatggtATTTGCTATAAATGACAGACTTTCtcatttaaaactacatgaaCTGTAAAAGCATGATAAGGGGCACTTTAATCCTctttaacattaaaacaaacaaagcttTAATAATATTTAGCTGGTCCACTCAGCTTGACATATTTAAGGGTCATGCATTCATGGCATTATCTCATTGGACAATATATAGAGTCTTATTGGATAGGGATGCTAGTAGTTGGCATGACCTAATTATAAAAGACTGCACTATAGAAACCAGCATGACATGATTTCccccatgttttaaatttcacttCAAGCTGATTATTTAATCTCTGATCATACTAGTGCTGTTCTgcttgtctttgtgtgtgtcgTCCTGTTTGCTCTGGTTTGGTTTAGTTAACCAAATGAGTGCAGACTGGTTAGCAAACACATCCTTTCAACATCTGACCAGTGGTATAGATGCTCAATATTATGATTTAGGAGTCACACACGACAGCTAGTGTAgatgtaaaaatacatatattttaaaaatagcataTAATACTATTTGTTTGTGACATGAATGTTACTGTATAATTCTGTAGGTGCATCAGAAATTCAAATATAGTCCTATACATCATCTTAgtcttttaataaaataagtctTTGGATCCGTGACTTGAAAAACGCTCAGATTTAGATATTTATGAATTATTCcatacatgtatttacatatcTATATAAAAGTATGTGGAGTGTATTATAAAGTATACATGTTGATGTTTATTCAGAGTGCATACCTGAATTTTTATATGAATATGTTAGCATTTTACATCggcacaaaataaaaaagtccATGTCAAGATATTTTTGGCGACTTCTAGCATCAAGCAAAAGCTGTCCCAGGTGTCATCAtgtagatattttatttatttacaaatgtatcaGTGATTAAATGTAAGCATTGGTTGTTTATTTCCTTCGATCTGCTCAAGTTTGTGGATGAAGTCGTTGTGTGgtgtgtttattataaatgtGACTTCATTAGACACTGTGAGGTCTCAGAGATCAGCATGCACTTGTCTTgcatagcaaaaataaataaataaaaattcatgaTGCCTGACCTGGAAAGACCCGAGTCTGCAGACTGTGCTAAAACTGTCCATCTAATACAACTTGAAAGTTGCTCTGGCAACAAAACTGCCAACAGAAAAGTATGAACATTTTGTGCGTACTGTTTTGATAGGTGGGAGAGGAACCACATGTTGAATGTAAGGAGATGTGTAAAGGTGGGATGGagtaaataaagtttttaaagtttaaattggCTGTATGTAAAGACTTTCATATGCACCAATTGCTTTAATATGTGTTAACAGTTGTTATGAAACTATTAAAACGAGACCTCTTATGGCTTCCTAAGTTGCCTACAAAAGCCTGcagactgatttttttttgtgtgaaatgggACGTTTTTGGTTGGAAATTGAAAAGGATGTGACGTTTTCATGCACTGCAGAGAGTATTCAAATCTATAGCTGCCTTTCCACATGacattgttacaacattaaaatccatccctgcaaaggtgaaacaaatgatgacggtGAAGTCAAAAAGGGGCGAATTTTGACTACGGTCAGGCCAGCCACCAGTTCAAAAAGAACGGTCATTCTAGCCGCTAAGGTATTTCGGCAGTCGCTCATACACTGCATATTACGGTTAAGCGTTAAACAGcatgtacagcaagctgacagggaaaaTTACAAGGTCACTCGTTACATTGAAACtgctgtcatggaaaatgaaatggatgttcttggaagatgaacaaacaatcctacccaaaactttcaaaattagccagatcagtacTATGCATCCCGGCCTgtagcagcagcagtgaaagggtgttcagtGAGCGCAGGACTGCACTAAAGCTAttacagtggattcaataatgttcctccacaaCAACACGTagcctaatcttggtgagtaaaggatttttaaattataactaaatattagttaaatcataaatgtattgtagACAGAGTATACAGTAGAGGCTAAGGTtggcattattattttaatattcagctTTATCGTCACCTTAAGGCCAGCTTGTGGCCTCAATTTCATTATTGCAAAATACCCGTCTTAATTTagaattgattttaatttaatttgttaggaaagacttatttttattggtgtgttggccaagttaaaggctaagtgtatgtacctaTGCCTATATTTAGAGTGATGATGAGATGATGTTAtagaggacttattttatttctttgttccatcttccaagtggcctatagtctatgtttgttatgaataaattatgctaAAACAAGTATAAACGACTCATTcttaaaaaaaggcaaaagagctgtgtgtatgtgcacatttgaataatgtcgggcTATAAACAGGTTcaggcttttaaaaagctgtcaatcaaaatataCTTGTTGGGCTCGGGCCCTATTgggcctaacttttatggcctGATTACACCTCTatcgggagctgcgtggagttcttATCATCTCTGTATGTGGAAATTCGGATCCAATTTGaactgcgactagaccgtatgcgaccggccgaccggatgtgatgtattccagtgttgtccaagcaggtcctaGCGTGCGAGATGAGAAGAAGTATTTTTCGtttttttgaaaagttttgaaaagaaaagaaaagtctatataaaaaatttaacatttctatttataaatgagtaattaaaaatattaattttttaaattgtctCCACAGTTTCTAATTTTGCAtttattcaaccatggtgaacgcacagagaataaTGGCTCttgcttttctttattttggacacTGCGAaaacagcttctctcccatggtgcacgacaaaactgaaaattctgtgtgacAGCCACAAGCGGGCATtttccgacagtcgtgtccaaatgtcgtgtgcagtggaaaggcggcttattACATGAAATTAatgcggtaacactttacaataacattacCTGAATAATGGTGTACTAATATGTCAACAAAACGTtgtgaactaatgatgagttaaggtgtgcgctaatcatgaactgaCTTTATATACAACATGTCACATGACTTCATTTGTGAAAAATGGCTACCTTAATTGCTTGTTCGTATGTTTTCTTAATTAGGATATTGTAATAACACTCTCGTTTTAGCTAAATGTAATCAACATGGACTCATGACCTCTTAATGTAAACCGCCAAATCAGAAAAAGGTTGGGCAGTATGAAAAAacatagagaaaaaaaaatagtgatttttaaatttactttgacttgtatttcattgcagaaaatacaacagcacattatttaatgtgcttCTCatgattgtgttgttgttgttgttgttgttgtttaaataaacacatatccCAATTTTGGTCCTTGCAACACAgtaaagttggaacagtaaagcaatTTACTGTTTGTAATGTTGTCATTTTttacacaacacttaaaagatgtttagggactgaagacaccaagagatgaagtgtttcaggtgtaattttgtcccattcttcatacaaacaagtcttaagatgAGCAACAGTAAGGGGTCTTCGTTGTCGtatgtgtgcagaatgtgttcttgttaaaatatgtatgGGCATCCCTATAAAATAAAGAGAGCGTATAGTGTCCAAAacctctatgtacttttcagcattactATGCCATcccagaagtgcaagttactttTGCCAATGGCACTTGACCATGACAGacactggcttttggacttgttgctggtaacagtttgGATGATTCTTTTTATTCTTTGCTCCAGACCACATGGTGTCCACTTctcccaaaaatacctgaaatacttaTTCATCTCTGAGCACAGTATACTTTTCACTGTTTAatagtccatcccagatgcctcagagccaAGAGAAGTTGACAGCgcttttggacactgttaacatagggcttccttttggcacaatacagttttaactgccatttgtgtatgtaactacatattgtggtacttgacaaaggtttgccaaagtagtcctgaaccCATGTGGTGATGtcgcttatagatgaattacGATTTTTGATGCAGTGCCAATtgagggattggagatcacggttgttcagcttaggtttGCGCCCTTGTCTTTTACGCTCTGGAGTTCCTCCACATTCTTTGAATCTTTTGATTATATTATTCACTGTACTattcacattttaataattttctcacattttTGTTGTCAAACTGGCGATGATCTGCCCATCTttactcctaaaggactagacctttcttagatgctgcttttgtaccaaacatacaatcacctgttgacatcacctgtttcaaatcacattatttaaacagtttacctgattactagccctaaattgctcctgtaacaactttgtaaaaattattttgcaagaaccaaaattggaatacatttATTGGAATATAGAATTGGAATATGTTTATTTTGGGGAAAAATAGTAAATTGAGTAtttactactttcttttttatttgtgttttccatgctATGTCAACTGATTTATGCATCTCTGATTTTGGGTTGTATCTatatgtcatcactttacttaGAGAGACACATTATCATAAACTCATTCTTAACTCATGAACTACTTATGAATTTAAGCTATTGATTTTTATGTAGATAGAACACCTGGctattgttttttaatataaacacacactaggTGGATTTGCATAGCTGTTacgtttaaacacaggagttcatgtgTAAATAAGAATTAAATAAGTAGTAAATAAGAACGGGTTAATAATAATGTGCCCCTAAAGTCATAAAAAAAAGATAGATTAACAGGTCATGAGTTCATGCCCGTTACATTACTAAAAAACAACACTTAAAACAACACTTAATAAACAAAC
This region includes:
- the LOC130243118 gene encoding protein kinase C gamma type-like, whose translation is MSRSGKSIETQRELREHPFFRWIDWDRLERLEIQPPFKPRSGGKKGENFDKFFTSTSSTLTPSDPDVLAAINQEEFQDFTFMNSEFPPSPLTAV